One segment of Streptomyces bathyalis DNA contains the following:
- a CDS encoding DUF6519 domain-containing protein, with protein MHADLSRSTFRPQRHYSAVLAQQGRVQLDADANEQAAIQLHHSRTTAADLIGQHGGPTGAAGFAIQFVGSSGELDDLEIGAGRYYVDGILCEAGGPVPGVPVPDDKDTDGNGDDGTDAGKEPQQPGSWTYWDQPDAHLDPERPGDRLPARFPYLAYLKVWERAVTAAEDPYLRETALGAATTDTAARRKVIWQVRALPGDALDLEDDKPGKDAVREAFTKWTQASDSSVRKLAARSDRPDGADDDPCLVRPDARYRGPENQLYRVEIHQGGDAKTAGFKWSRENGSVTFPVDELDGTWASLGTLGDDKALGLDVGDLVEFTDTATSDRLDATPLLRIEEVDLPGRQVRLSAEPETYRPGKSPFLRRWDHRAPGHGQGGRHGDEGRLREGALPVEEGRWLALEDGVEVYFAKGGTYRTGDYWLIPARTANGEVEWPVDTARRPLLQDPAGIAVHYAPLAWVMGERAASDLRFVFKPLASAVPAASEEELALEALAAEEESRAQQSAEDDAAPLYPGTGGE; from the coding sequence ATGCACGCAGATCTGTCCCGCAGCACCTTCCGGCCGCAGCGGCACTACTCCGCCGTCCTGGCCCAGCAGGGCCGCGTCCAGCTGGACGCCGACGCCAACGAACAGGCCGCCATCCAGCTGCACCACAGCCGCACCACCGCCGCCGACCTGATCGGGCAGCACGGCGGGCCCACCGGCGCGGCGGGATTCGCCATCCAGTTCGTGGGGAGCAGCGGCGAGCTGGACGACCTGGAGATCGGTGCCGGCCGGTACTACGTCGACGGCATCCTGTGCGAAGCGGGAGGGCCGGTCCCGGGTGTCCCCGTGCCGGACGACAAGGACACCGACGGCAACGGCGACGACGGAACCGACGCCGGCAAGGAGCCGCAGCAGCCTGGGAGTTGGACCTACTGGGACCAGCCCGACGCCCACCTCGACCCGGAGCGCCCGGGCGACCGGCTGCCCGCACGGTTCCCCTACCTGGCCTATCTGAAGGTGTGGGAGCGCGCCGTCACCGCGGCGGAGGATCCCTACCTGAGGGAGACGGCCCTCGGCGCCGCCACCACCGACACGGCCGCCCGGCGCAAGGTGATCTGGCAGGTGCGGGCGCTCCCGGGCGACGCGCTCGACCTGGAGGACGACAAGCCCGGCAAGGACGCCGTCCGCGAGGCGTTCACCAAGTGGACGCAGGCGAGCGACAGTTCGGTGCGGAAGCTGGCGGCCCGCAGCGATCGCCCCGACGGCGCCGACGACGACCCCTGCCTCGTGCGGCCCGACGCCCGCTACCGCGGCCCGGAGAACCAGCTGTACCGCGTGGAGATCCACCAGGGCGGCGACGCGAAGACGGCCGGGTTCAAGTGGTCCCGCGAGAACGGCTCCGTCACGTTCCCCGTCGACGAACTCGACGGGACCTGGGCCTCGTTGGGCACCCTCGGCGACGACAAGGCACTCGGCCTGGACGTCGGCGACCTCGTCGAGTTCACCGACACCGCCACCTCCGACCGGCTCGACGCGACCCCTCTGCTGCGCATCGAGGAGGTCGACCTGCCCGGCCGGCAGGTGCGGCTGTCCGCCGAGCCCGAGACGTACCGGCCCGGCAAGAGCCCGTTCCTGCGCCGGTGGGACCACCGCGCCCCCGGCCACGGCCAGGGCGGACGGCATGGCGACGAGGGCCGGCTGCGCGAGGGCGCACTCCCGGTCGAGGAGGGCCGCTGGCTGGCCCTGGAGGACGGCGTCGAGGTCTACTTCGCCAAGGGCGGCACATACCGGACGGGCGACTACTGGCTGATCCCCGCCCGTACGGCGAACGGCGAGGTCGAATGGCCCGTGGACACCGCCCGCCGTCCGCTGCTCCAGGACCCGGCGGGAATCGCCGTCCACTACGCGCCGCTCGCGTGGGTGATGGGAGAGCGAGCCGCCTCCGACCTCCGGTTCGTCTTCAAGCCCCTGGCCTCCGCGGTTCCCGCAGCGAGCGAGGAGGAGCTGGCGCTGGAGGCGCTGGCCGCGGAGGAGGAGAGCCGCGCCCAGCAGAGCGCCGAGGACGACGCGGCACCGCTGTACCCGGGGACCGGCGGCGAATGA
- a CDS encoding peptidoglycan-binding protein has translation MAKPLSADRLVKALKDEGLTVHEVRNWRRHNRNSKGAWGPLNGVMIHHTVTSGTEGSVRLCYDGRSGLPGPLCHGVIDKHGEVWLVGNGRANHAGLGDGDVLNAVINERKLPHDNEADTDGNARFYGFECINLGNGKDPWPKNQLEAITRVSAAICRAHDWNERSVIGHKEWQPGKVDPRGFTMDSMRSRIAARLKKKPSDGGKVGGGGTGGGGGGGGGGGSKPAHEPFPGSDFFREGRESRIITAMGKRLVAEGCSEYKVGPGPHWTDVDRRSYAAWQRKLGYRGKDADGIPGPESWKKLKVPNV, from the coding sequence ATGGCGAAACCACTGAGCGCGGACCGGCTCGTGAAGGCGCTCAAGGACGAGGGCCTCACGGTCCACGAGGTCCGCAACTGGCGGCGCCACAACCGCAATTCGAAGGGCGCCTGGGGCCCGCTGAACGGCGTGATGATCCATCACACCGTCACCTCGGGCACCGAGGGCAGCGTCCGGCTGTGCTACGACGGCCGCTCCGGCCTGCCGGGGCCGCTGTGCCACGGCGTCATCGACAAGCACGGGGAGGTCTGGCTCGTCGGCAACGGCCGCGCCAACCACGCCGGCCTCGGCGACGGCGACGTCCTGAACGCGGTCATCAACGAGCGGAAGCTCCCGCACGACAACGAGGCCGACACCGACGGCAACGCCCGCTTCTACGGCTTCGAGTGCATCAACCTCGGCAACGGGAAGGACCCGTGGCCCAAGAATCAACTGGAGGCCATCACGCGCGTCTCGGCAGCCATCTGCCGGGCGCACGACTGGAACGAGCGCTCCGTCATCGGCCACAAGGAATGGCAGCCCGGCAAGGTCGACCCGCGCGGCTTCACGATGGACAGCATGCGAAGCCGCATCGCCGCCCGGCTGAAGAAGAAGCCCAGCGACGGCGGCAAGGTCGGTGGCGGCGGCACCGGTGGAGGCGGCGGTGGCGGTGGGGGCGGCGGCAGCAAGCCCGCCCACGAGCCGTTCCCCGGCAGCGACTTCTTCCGCGAGGGACGCGAGAGCCGCATCATCACGGCGATGGGCAAGCGCCTGGTGGCGGAAGGCTGTTCCGAGTACAAGGTCGGCCCGGGCCCTCATTGGACGGACGTCGACCGCCGCTCGTACGCCGCGTGGCAGCGCAAGCTCGGCTACCGCGGCAAGGACGCGGACGGCATTCCCGGCCCGGAGAGCTGGAAGAAGCTGAAGGTTCCCAACGTCTGA